In Methylococcus geothermalis, one genomic interval encodes:
- the tsaB gene encoding tRNA (adenosine(37)-N6)-threonylcarbamoyltransferase complex dimerization subunit type 1 TsaB, with amino-acid sequence MIVLAIETATEACSAALCHDGAILERYQLAPREHNRLILPMLESLLAEAGLVLGQVDALAFGRGPGSFTGVRIAAGVAQGIAFALDLPVAPVSTLAALADEAIGQTGGDYAFPCIDARMAEVYFAVYRRDAEGYPALLGEERVLPPGQADFSPAEGVGIGTGSGWATYQARLSGLAGGRLASILSGRFPRAGSVARLGARVHALGTSVPAEQALPVYLRDDVARKPKP; translated from the coding sequence ATGATCGTACTCGCCATCGAAACCGCGACCGAAGCGTGTTCGGCTGCACTTTGCCATGACGGCGCCATTCTCGAGCGCTACCAGTTGGCGCCGAGGGAGCACAACCGGCTGATCCTGCCCATGCTGGAATCGCTGCTGGCGGAAGCGGGCTTGGTCCTGGGGCAGGTGGATGCCCTGGCTTTCGGGCGCGGGCCGGGGTCGTTCACCGGGGTCCGCATCGCCGCCGGGGTGGCGCAGGGCATCGCCTTCGCGCTGGATCTTCCTGTCGCGCCGGTTTCGACCCTGGCCGCCCTGGCGGACGAGGCGATCGGCCAAACCGGCGGCGACTATGCCTTTCCCTGCATCGACGCGCGGATGGCGGAGGTCTATTTCGCCGTCTATCGCCGGGATGCGGAAGGTTATCCGGCGCTGCTGGGAGAGGAGCGCGTCCTGCCGCCCGGGCAGGCGGATTTTTCGCCGGCGGAGGGCGTCGGCATCGGAACCGGCAGCGGCTGGGCCACCTACCAGGCTCGTCTGAGCGGCCTGGCCGGCGGGCGCCTGGCCTCGATTTTGAGCGGGCGCTTCCCCCGCGCCGGCTCGGTCGCGCGGCTCGGTGCCAGGGTTCACGCCCTGGGCACAAGCGTCCCGGCAGAACAGGCGCTGCCGGTGTATCTGCGGGACGACGTCGCCAGGAAGCCGAAGCCGTGA
- the pal gene encoding peptidoglycan-associated lipoprotein Pal: MSASLLMAGCSKTEEVKPDDAAGVGLEGGGPGGPQIGKYGAGGGAGKAYGGTGGAYGGKGGAYGGAGDPALNDPSSPLSKRVVYFGYDSSEVLPEYVSVINAHAAYLASHPNVTVTLEGHCDERGSPEYNIALGEQRARSVANTMHFQGVGDGQMQIVSFGEEKPADSGSGESSWSRNRRVEIVYPGN, from the coding sequence ATGTCGGCATCGCTGCTGATGGCAGGGTGCTCCAAGACGGAAGAGGTCAAGCCGGATGATGCAGCCGGCGTGGGTTTGGAGGGCGGCGGTCCGGGCGGTCCGCAGATCGGCAAATACGGCGCGGGCGGCGGGGCCGGCAAGGCTTACGGCGGAACCGGCGGCGCCTATGGCGGCAAGGGAGGGGCTTACGGCGGCGCGGGCGATCCGGCGCTGAACGATCCCTCCAGCCCGCTTTCCAAGCGTGTGGTCTACTTCGGCTACGACAGCAGCGAGGTGCTTCCGGAGTATGTTTCGGTGATCAACGCCCATGCCGCTTATCTGGCTTCGCATCCCAACGTCACAGTGACGCTGGAAGGCCATTGCGACGAACGCGGCTCGCCCGAGTACAACATCGCGTTGGGCGAACAGCGTGCGCGATCGGTTGCCAACACCATGCATTTTCAAGGCGTCGGCGACGGCCAGATGCAGATCGTGAGCTTCGGCGAAGAAAAGCCGGCGGACTCCGGAAGCGGCGAATCGTCCTGGTCGCGCAACCGCCGCGTCGAAATCGTTTATCCGGGAAACTGA
- a CDS encoding HesA/MoeB/ThiF family protein, with product MDDAQLLRYSRQIMLPEVDAEGQTRLLGASALIVGLGGLGSPAAIYLAAAGVGRLVVSDFDTVDLSNLQRQIAFDTADIGRGKAEACTDRLRRMNPDVRIEPMSERLSASALHDWAGAVDVVLDCSDNFATRFAVNAACVATRTPLVSGAAIRFEGQLAVFTPGDGEHPCYNCLYPQSGELDASCARNGVVAALPGIIGSMQALEAIKLLLGLDTVRSNRLVVFDALRLEWHEIKLARNPACPTCGHR from the coding sequence ATGGACGACGCTCAACTCCTCCGCTACAGCCGCCAGATCATGCTTCCCGAGGTCGACGCCGAAGGCCAGACCCGGCTGCTCGGCGCCAGCGCGCTCATCGTCGGGCTGGGCGGGCTCGGCTCGCCGGCCGCCATCTATCTGGCCGCCGCCGGCGTCGGCAGGCTGGTCGTGAGCGATTTCGATACGGTCGATCTCTCCAACCTCCAGCGCCAGATCGCTTTCGATACGGCGGACATCGGCCGGGGCAAAGCCGAAGCCTGTACCGACCGGCTCCGCCGGATGAACCCGGATGTCCGGATCGAGCCGATGTCGGAACGCCTTTCCGCATCGGCCTTGCACGATTGGGCCGGCGCGGTCGACGTGGTTCTGGATTGCTCGGACAATTTCGCGACCCGGTTTGCGGTCAACGCGGCCTGCGTGGCGACCCGTACCCCGCTGGTATCGGGCGCGGCGATCCGCTTCGAGGGACAGCTTGCCGTATTCACGCCGGGCGATGGCGAGCATCCCTGCTACAACTGCCTGTATCCGCAGAGCGGCGAGCTCGATGCGAGCTGCGCCCGCAACGGCGTCGTCGCGGCGCTGCCCGGCATCATCGGCAGCATGCAGGCCCTGGAAGCCATCAAACTGCTGCTGGGCCTCGATACCGTCCGTAGCAACCGCCTTGTGGTGTTCGACGCGCTGCGGCTGGAATGGCACGAAATCAAGCTGGCGCGGAACCCCGCCTGTCCGACTTGCGGCCATCGGTGA
- the tolA gene encoding cell envelope integrity protein TolA codes for MADPRLRRLRGPFALALALHAVLLSLFALKFESSQRSAEAPRPEIIEAVVLDDPRIAAEAERLKTETAPPAETAAEPVPQSEPPERPESVPTPSPEESRRAQQIEAERREAERRRMAEQKRLDAERREAEKAAEERRRQMEAKKLAEQTRKEDQKRKAEAAAKERAAEEAREKAEAEAKRKAAEAARERAEAEARQKALEESRLKAAAAKQKAEAEAREKAEAEARRRAAEEAKARVEAEAKQKAAEAARERAEAEARQKALEEARLKAAAAKQKAEAEAREKAEAEARRRAAEEAKARAEAEAKQKAAEAARERAEAEARQKALEESRLKAAVAKQKAEAEAREKAEAEARRRAAEEAKARAEAEAKQKAAEAARERAEAEARQKALEESRLKAAAAKQKAEAEAREKAEADARRRAAEEAKARAAAEARKKAAEDARKQAEAEAKREAAEEAKARAAAEARREIEEEARLRAAAEAKKKAAEDARRRAELDEQINKEHKELVEREANQWANRYIKPRVEGLWLKPPAARAGLSCIIQVRTLGDGTVVEARVVKSSGDAAFDRSAESAVKKASPLPMPSDPKVAAELRSFTFKFDPSG; via the coding sequence ATGGCCGATCCCCGTCTCCGCCGGCTGCGCGGGCCCTTCGCGCTGGCGCTGGCGCTCCATGCCGTACTGCTGAGCCTGTTCGCGCTGAAGTTCGAATCTTCGCAACGATCGGCAGAAGCGCCTCGACCTGAAATCATCGAGGCGGTGGTCCTCGACGATCCCCGTATCGCCGCTGAGGCCGAGAGGCTCAAGACCGAAACGGCCCCACCGGCGGAAACTGCCGCCGAGCCGGTTCCCCAGTCTGAGCCGCCCGAACGGCCCGAGTCCGTTCCAACCCCGAGTCCGGAGGAATCCCGACGCGCTCAGCAAATCGAGGCCGAACGCAGGGAGGCCGAGCGCCGGCGGATGGCCGAACAGAAACGGCTCGATGCGGAACGGCGTGAGGCCGAGAAGGCCGCAGAAGAGAGGCGGCGGCAAATGGAAGCGAAGAAGCTCGCCGAGCAGACGCGCAAGGAAGACCAGAAACGGAAGGCGGAGGCCGCGGCGAAAGAAAGGGCGGCGGAAGAAGCTCGCGAGAAGGCCGAAGCCGAGGCGAAGCGGAAAGCCGCCGAAGCGGCGCGCGAAAGGGCCGAGGCGGAAGCCCGGCAGAAGGCGCTCGAAGAATCGAGGCTCAAAGCAGCCGCGGCCAAACAGAAGGCGGAGGCCGAGGCACGCGAGAAGGCCGAAGCCGAGGCCCGGCGCAGAGCGGCCGAGGAAGCCAAGGCCAGGGTGGAGGCCGAGGCGAAGCAGAAAGCCGCCGAAGCGGCGCGTGAAAGGGCCGAGGCGGAAGCCCGGCAGAAGGCGCTCGAAGAAGCGAGGCTCAAAGCAGCCGCGGCCAAACAGAAGGCGGAGGCCGAGGCACGCGAGAAGGCCGAAGCCGAGGCCCGGCGCAGAGCGGCCGAGGAAGCCAAGGCCAGGGCGGAGGCCGAGGCGAAGCAGAAAGCCGCCGAAGCGGCGCGCGAAAGGGCCGAGGCGGAAGCCCGGCAGAAAGCGCTCGAAGAATCGAGGCTCAAAGCAGCCGTGGCCAAACAGAAGGCGGAGGCCGAGGCACGCGAGAAGGCCGAAGCCGAGGCCCGGCGCAGAGCGGCCGAGGAAGCCAAGGCCAGGGCCGAAGCCGAGGCGAAGCAGAAAGCCGCCGAAGCGGCGCGCGAAAGGGCCGAGGCGGAAGCCCGGCAGAAGGCGCTCGAAGAATCGAGGCTCAAAGCAGCCGCGGCCAAACAGAAGGCGGAGGCCGAGGCACGCGAGAAGGCCGAAGCCGACGCCCGGCGCAGAGCGGCCGAGGAAGCCAAGGCCAGGGCGGCGGCGGAAGCCAGGAAAAAGGCCGCAGAAGATGCCCGCAAACAGGCGGAGGCCGAAGCCAAGCGTGAGGCCGCGGAAGAGGCCAAAGCGAGAGCCGCGGCAGAGGCAAGGCGGGAAATCGAAGAAGAGGCCCGGCTTAGGGCTGCGGCCGAAGCGAAAAAGAAGGCGGCCGAGGATGCGCGGCGCAGGGCCGAGCTCGACGAACAGATCAACAAGGAACACAAGGAGCTGGTGGAACGGGAAGCCAACCAATGGGCGAACCGTTACATCAAACCCCGCGTGGAAGGCTTGTGGCTCAAGCCGCCTGCCGCCAGAGCCGGGCTGTCCTGTATAATCCAGGTACGAACACTTGGGGATGGAACCGTCGTGGAAGCCCGCGTGGTCAAGAGCAGCGGGGATGCGGCTTTCGATCGTTCCGCGGAGAGCGCGGTGAAAAAGGCGTCCCCTCTACCCATGCCTTCCGATCCCAAAGTCGCAGCAGAACTCAGGTCTTTCACGTTCAAATTCGATCCTTCCGGTTAG
- a CDS encoding L-threonylcarbamoyladenylate synthase: MAQYFEVHPQTPQQRLIRRAAEIVSQGGLIVYPTDSSYAFGCQLDCKDALERIRRIRQLGEDHHFTLICRDLSQVSAFAKINNEAFRLIKTLTPGPYTFLLQATREVPRRLQHPKRKTIGIRLPDNAVSQLLVAELDDPLFSSTLILPGETDGLTDPEDIRDRVGSRVELILAAGVIPFAETTIVDLTGEFPVVVRQGKGGIGLLGA; encoded by the coding sequence ATGGCGCAATATTTCGAGGTGCATCCCCAGACGCCGCAGCAGCGGTTGATCCGCCGGGCCGCGGAGATCGTCAGCCAGGGGGGGCTGATCGTCTATCCGACCGATTCGTCCTATGCCTTCGGCTGCCAACTGGACTGCAAGGATGCCCTGGAGCGCATCCGCCGGATCCGCCAATTGGGCGAAGACCATCATTTCACCCTGATCTGCCGCGACCTTTCCCAGGTTTCCGCTTTCGCCAAGATCAACAACGAAGCTTTCCGCCTGATCAAGACCTTGACGCCGGGGCCCTACACCTTCCTGCTGCAGGCCACGCGCGAGGTGCCGCGACGGCTGCAGCATCCCAAGCGCAAGACCATCGGGATTCGCCTGCCGGATAACGCGGTTTCGCAGTTGCTGGTGGCGGAGCTGGACGATCCCTTGTTCAGCTCGACCCTGATCCTGCCAGGCGAGACCGACGGCCTGACCGATCCCGAGGACATCCGCGATCGCGTGGGATCGCGGGTAGAACTGATCCTTGCCGCGGGAGTCATACCTTTCGCGGAAACCACGATCGTCGACCTGACCGGCGAGTTCCCGGTCGTCGTTCGCCAGGGCAAAGGCGGCATCGGCCTGCTGGGCGCCTAG
- a CDS encoding PA0069 family radical SAM protein, which yields MKSSTPRHGRGAVSNAASRYSGTTREAVDDGWFPEEPAALATQVGVETSRSVIARNQSPDLPFDQSLNPYRGCEHGCIYCYARPSHAYLGLSPGLDFETRLFTKPDAPQLLEKELAHPNYRCSPLALGANTDPYQPIERQWRITRQVLEVLQRARHPVTITTKSALIERDLDILGEMAAAGLANVQVSITTLDKALALKLEPRASAPHRRLLAVARLAAAGVPVKVMIAPVIPWLTDSEMERIVEKAAEHAAVSAGYILLRLPREVESLFAEWLNAHYPLKAAHTLSLVTLAHGGKIYDSSFGRRQVGSGDYAGLLARRFLLALKRHGLTAELPALDAGAFRAPEGKQLDLFR from the coding sequence GTGAAATCCAGCACCCCGCGCCATGGCCGTGGCGCCGTCAGCAACGCAGCCTCCCGCTACTCCGGCACGACTCGGGAAGCCGTGGACGACGGCTGGTTTCCGGAAGAACCCGCGGCGCTGGCGACACAGGTCGGCGTCGAAACCTCCCGCTCCGTCATCGCCCGCAACCAGTCGCCCGACCTCCCCTTCGACCAGTCTCTGAATCCCTATCGCGGCTGCGAGCACGGCTGCATCTATTGCTATGCCAGGCCCAGCCATGCCTACCTGGGACTCTCGCCGGGACTGGATTTCGAAACCCGGTTGTTCACCAAACCCGATGCTCCCCAGTTGCTCGAAAAGGAGCTGGCCCATCCCAACTATCGGTGCTCGCCCCTCGCCCTGGGCGCCAACACCGATCCCTACCAGCCCATCGAGCGCCAGTGGCGAATCACCCGCCAAGTGCTCGAAGTCCTGCAGCGCGCCCGCCACCCGGTGACGATCACCACCAAATCCGCCCTGATCGAGCGCGATCTGGACATCCTCGGCGAGATGGCGGCGGCGGGCTTGGCCAACGTGCAGGTTTCCATCACCACGCTGGACAAGGCGCTGGCCCTGAAGCTCGAACCCCGCGCCTCGGCCCCGCACCGGCGGCTGCTAGCGGTCGCGCGCCTCGCTGCAGCCGGGGTGCCGGTGAAGGTGATGATCGCACCGGTCATTCCCTGGCTCACGGACAGCGAGATGGAACGCATCGTGGAAAAGGCGGCCGAGCACGCCGCCGTATCGGCGGGATACATCCTGTTGCGGCTGCCGCGGGAAGTCGAATCCCTGTTCGCGGAATGGCTGAACGCGCACTACCCGCTGAAAGCCGCTCACACTCTCAGCCTGGTCACACTCGCCCACGGCGGCAAAATCTACGACTCTAGCTTCGGCCGGCGGCAGGTCGGCAGCGGCGACTATGCAGGTCTCCTCGCCCGCCGCTTCCTGCTTGCACTCAAACGCCACGGCCTGACCGCCGAGCTGCCTGCCCTCGATGCCGGCGCCTTCAGAGCGCCCGAAGGCAAGCAGCTCGACCTGTTCAGATGA
- the tolB gene encoding Tol-Pal system beta propeller repeat protein TolB: MSKACAIARWVSFLLLFVAGSAAAELQVQISQGVEGAIPVAIVPFANQEGLTDAISQIVSADLQRSGRFRPLAESAMRERPTAPDQIQQAAWQALGQDFVVVGQIQPGGGGYEADFHVVDVIRGTLVISYKLPFGRAETRQAAHRIADVIYKAITGEPGAFATRVAYVSVSGEGAGRRYHLQVADTDGYNPQSVIASNEPIMSPAWSPDGTKIAYVSFETRTSAIYVQTLATGERRKVSDAPGINGAPAFSPDGSKLALTLSKGGNPDIYVMNLGSGALNKITDYSGIDTEPNWSRDGRSIVFTSDRGGKPQLYLVSASGGAAERLTYDGDYNARGVFSPDGRSLAMVHGKGGDYRIAVMDLASRALRVLTNGPLDESPGFAPNGSMILYAARRGQLAAVSIDGKVRQSLRIEGGAVREPAWSP, translated from the coding sequence ATGAGCAAGGCGTGCGCGATCGCCCGTTGGGTTTCGTTCCTGTTGCTTTTCGTTGCGGGTTCGGCCGCGGCGGAGCTCCAGGTTCAGATCAGCCAAGGCGTAGAGGGTGCGATTCCGGTAGCCATCGTGCCCTTCGCCAACCAGGAAGGCTTGACCGACGCCATCAGCCAGATCGTTTCCGCCGATCTGCAGCGCAGCGGCAGGTTCCGGCCGCTGGCGGAGAGCGCCATGCGGGAGCGGCCGACGGCACCGGACCAGATTCAGCAAGCCGCATGGCAGGCCCTGGGCCAGGATTTCGTTGTGGTGGGGCAGATCCAGCCGGGCGGCGGCGGATACGAAGCCGATTTCCATGTCGTGGACGTCATCCGCGGCACGCTGGTGATCAGCTACAAGCTGCCCTTCGGCCGGGCTGAAACCCGCCAGGCGGCCCACCGCATCGCCGACGTGATCTACAAGGCGATCACCGGCGAGCCCGGTGCATTCGCCACTCGCGTCGCTTACGTCAGCGTGTCGGGCGAAGGCGCCGGCCGGCGCTACCACCTGCAGGTGGCCGATACCGATGGCTACAACCCGCAGAGCGTCATCGCTTCGAACGAGCCGATCATGTCGCCGGCGTGGTCGCCCGACGGCACCAAGATCGCCTATGTTTCGTTCGAAACCCGGACTTCGGCGATCTACGTCCAGACCCTGGCGACGGGCGAGCGCCGCAAGGTGTCGGACGCGCCGGGCATCAATGGCGCGCCGGCGTTCTCTCCGGATGGGTCGAAGCTGGCGCTGACCCTGTCGAAGGGCGGCAACCCCGACATCTACGTCATGAACCTGGGATCGGGCGCGCTGAACAAGATCACCGACTACAGCGGGATCGACACCGAACCGAACTGGTCCCGGGACGGCCGCTCCATCGTGTTCACCTCCGATCGCGGCGGCAAGCCCCAGCTGTATCTGGTGTCGGCAAGCGGCGGAGCGGCCGAGCGGCTGACCTATGACGGGGATTACAACGCCCGAGGCGTGTTCTCGCCGGACGGGCGCAGCCTCGCCATGGTGCATGGCAAGGGCGGCGACTATCGGATCGCGGTGATGGACCTGGCCAGCCGCGCGCTCCGGGTCCTGACCAATGGCCCCCTGGACGAGTCGCCCGGATTCGCGCCCAATGGCAGCATGATTCTGTACGCGGCGCGGCGGGGGCAGCTGGCGGCGGTGTCGATCGACGGCAAGGTCCGTCAGAGCTTGCGGATCGAGGGCGGCGCTGTGCGGGAGCCGGCGTGGTCGCCTTGA
- the ybgF gene encoding tol-pal system protein YbgF — protein MKPIPVLLTLSGLLLAVPVWAEQGYGGYDAGAYGAETLDERVAKLERKLSGQVLMELNGQIERLQRELAKTRGQLEEVNHKLETLKSQQQAMYTDLDQRIRQGAGGAAPAPASSESAGANAPDAGAEDAGSGSETRTAAAAATPVPAPTSRPVAPPPVSDGAAREAAYQKAFGTLKDGKYAEAIKEFKSFTARYPSGDYADNGQYWLGEAYYVNRDFTSAKDAFQKLIKNFPQSAKVSDAALKLAYIESDTGQAASAKQMLNDVIKRYPGSTAAKQAEKRLQKLQQEKR, from the coding sequence ATGAAGCCGATACCTGTTCTGTTGACGCTATCCGGACTGTTGCTGGCCGTCCCGGTATGGGCGGAGCAGGGCTATGGCGGCTACGATGCCGGCGCCTATGGCGCGGAAACCTTGGACGAGCGCGTCGCCAAGTTGGAAAGAAAGCTTTCCGGCCAGGTGCTGATGGAGCTGAACGGCCAGATCGAGCGCCTGCAGCGCGAGCTGGCCAAGACCCGCGGCCAGCTCGAAGAGGTCAACCACAAGCTGGAGACGCTGAAGAGCCAGCAGCAGGCCATGTACACCGATCTCGATCAGCGGATCCGGCAGGGAGCCGGCGGTGCCGCCCCGGCTCCAGCGTCGTCTGAGAGCGCCGGGGCGAATGCCCCGGATGCCGGCGCCGAAGACGCCGGGAGTGGCAGCGAGACCCGAACCGCCGCCGCGGCGGCTACCCCGGTGCCGGCGCCGACGAGCAGGCCCGTCGCGCCGCCCCCCGTATCCGACGGTGCGGCTCGAGAAGCGGCCTACCAAAAGGCCTTCGGCACGCTCAAGGACGGCAAGTACGCCGAAGCCATCAAGGAATTCAAGAGCTTCACCGCGCGCTATCCCAGCGGCGACTATGCCGACAACGGCCAGTACTGGCTGGGCGAGGCCTACTACGTCAACCGCGACTTCACCAGCGCGAAGGATGCCTTCCAGAAACTGATCAAGAACTTCCCGCAAAGCGCCAAGGTTTCGGACGCGGCGCTCAAGCTGGCCTACATCGAGTCCGATACCGGCCAGGCAGCCAGCGCCAAGCAGATGCTGAACGACGTCATCAAGCGCTATCCGGGTTCCACCGCGGCCAAGCAAGCCGAAAAGCGGCTCCAGAAATTGCAGCAGGAGAAGCGCTAA
- the queE gene encoding 7-carboxy-7-deazaguanine synthase QueE yields the protein MPETLVRITEIFFSLQGETRTVGLPTVFVRLTGCPLRCVYCDTAYAFSGGQRMSIAEILERVGGYGVRHVTVTGGEPLAQKACLPLLAALCDEGYEVSLETGGAHDVAGVDPRVVRVVDLKTPGSGEVSRNLYENVDSLRAGDQLKFVITDQADYDWAVAKLNEYRLAERCEVLFSPVAGSLEPAQLAEWILRDRLPVRFQLQLHKLLWGDRPGR from the coding sequence GTGCCGGAAACCCTCGTCCGCATCACCGAAATCTTCTTCTCGCTCCAGGGCGAAACCCGCACGGTCGGCCTGCCGACCGTGTTCGTCCGTCTCACCGGCTGCCCGCTCCGCTGCGTGTATTGCGATACGGCGTATGCCTTCAGTGGCGGACAGCGCATGAGTATCGCCGAGATCCTCGAACGGGTCGGCGGTTACGGCGTGCGCCATGTCACGGTGACGGGCGGCGAGCCGCTGGCGCAGAAAGCCTGCCTGCCGCTGCTCGCGGCCTTGTGCGACGAAGGCTACGAGGTGTCGCTGGAGACCGGCGGCGCGCATGATGTTGCCGGCGTAGATCCCCGGGTTGTGCGGGTGGTGGACCTGAAGACCCCCGGTTCCGGCGAAGTTTCCCGCAACCTCTACGAGAATGTCGATTCGCTCCGGGCGGGCGATCAGCTCAAGTTCGTCATCACCGACCAGGCGGATTACGATTGGGCCGTGGCGAAGCTGAACGAATACCGGCTCGCCGAGCGCTGCGAAGTGCTGTTTTCTCCGGTGGCCGGCTCGCTGGAGCCGGCGCAGCTCGCCGAATGGATCCTGCGGGACCGGCTGCCGGTTCGATTCCAGCTCCAGTTGCACAAGCTGCTCTGGGGCGACAGGCCGGGGCGATGA
- the queC gene encoding 7-cyano-7-deazaguanine synthase QueC, whose amino-acid sequence MMKPAVVLLSGGLDSATTLAIARREGFACHAMSFDYGQRHGAELQAARRVAHSLGAIEHKTVHIGLDAIGGSALTDLNIAVPDHPQNGIPVTYVPARNTVFLAFALGWAEVLESTDIFIGVNAVDYSGYPDCRPEFIRAFEQLANLATKAGVEGGRFRIHTPLIDLSKADIIRTGTALGIDYAMTVSCYAADAEGLACGVCDSCRLRRQGFERAGIADPTRYHR is encoded by the coding sequence ATGATGAAACCTGCCGTCGTCTTGTTGTCGGGCGGACTCGATTCCGCCACCACGCTGGCGATCGCCCGGCGCGAGGGTTTCGCCTGCCATGCCATGAGCTTCGATTACGGCCAGCGGCACGGCGCCGAACTCCAGGCCGCCCGGCGCGTCGCCCACTCGTTGGGGGCAATCGAGCACAAGACCGTCCACATCGGCCTCGATGCGATCGGCGGATCGGCGCTGACCGATCTCAACATCGCCGTACCCGATCATCCGCAGAACGGGATCCCGGTCACTTACGTTCCCGCCCGCAATACCGTGTTCCTCGCCTTTGCGCTGGGCTGGGCCGAAGTGCTGGAATCGACGGATATCTTTATCGGCGTCAATGCCGTCGACTATTCCGGCTATCCCGATTGCCGGCCGGAATTCATCCGGGCCTTCGAGCAGCTCGCCAATCTGGCGACCAAAGCCGGTGTCGAAGGCGGGCGGTTCCGGATTCACACACCGCTGATCGATCTTTCCAAGGCCGACATCATCCGTACCGGTACGGCTCTCGGCATCGACTATGCCATGACGGTATCCTGCTATGCCGCCGATGCGGAAGGCCTAGCCTGCGGCGTTTGTGATTCCTGCCGTTTGCGCCGGCAAGGGTTCGAGCGGGCCGGCATCGCCGATCCCACCCGCTATCACCGCTGA
- the gltX gene encoding glutamate--tRNA ligase — MTHRTRFAPSPTGHLHIGGARTALFSWLYARKHGGTFILRIEDTDLERSTVESVNAILEGMTWLGLEYDEGPFYQTHRFDRYGEVMEQLLEAGHAYRCYCTKEELEELRAGQMERKEKPRYDGRCRHRTEPRPGVSPVIRFRNPVEGEVAWDDLVRGRIAFQNSELDDLIIARSDGTPTYNFTVVVDDMDMKVSHVIRGDDHVNNTPRQINILKALGAELPHYGHVPMILGADGARLSKRHGAVSVMQYRDEGYLPEALLNYLVRLGWSYGDQEIFSIDEMIEYFEASDINHSASTFNPDKLLWLNHHYLMHSDPAHVAHHLRWHLGRLDIDPTEGPDPIDIVLAQRERCKTLVEMAQASRFFYQDFDDYDPKSAQKNLTSASVPVLEEVRRRLAVVENWEKEPLHAVLVSTAEDLGLKLGLVAQPLRVAVAGTAVSPPMDVTLCLLGQLRTLNRIDRALQYIEAKKD, encoded by the coding sequence ATGACCCACCGCACACGTTTCGCACCCAGCCCGACCGGCCACCTCCATATCGGCGGCGCCAGAACGGCGCTGTTTTCCTGGCTGTATGCCCGCAAGCATGGCGGCACCTTCATCCTGCGCATTGAGGACACGGACCTGGAGCGCTCGACGGTGGAGTCCGTCAATGCCATCCTCGAAGGCATGACCTGGCTGGGGTTGGAATACGACGAGGGGCCGTTCTACCAGACCCATCGCTTCGACCGCTACGGCGAGGTGATGGAGCAGTTGCTGGAGGCGGGGCATGCCTACCGCTGCTACTGCACCAAGGAGGAACTGGAGGAACTGAGGGCAGGACAGATGGAGCGCAAGGAAAAGCCCCGTTACGATGGCCGCTGCCGCCATCGTACCGAGCCCAGGCCGGGCGTGTCTCCGGTGATCCGCTTCCGCAATCCGGTCGAAGGGGAAGTGGCCTGGGACGACCTGGTGCGCGGGCGCATTGCGTTCCAGAACAGCGAACTCGACGACCTGATCATCGCACGCTCGGACGGCACCCCGACCTACAACTTCACCGTGGTGGTGGATGACATGGACATGAAAGTGTCCCACGTCATTCGGGGCGACGATCATGTCAACAACACCCCGCGCCAGATCAACATCCTCAAGGCCTTGGGTGCCGAACTTCCGCATTACGGCCACGTGCCGATGATCCTCGGCGCCGACGGTGCGCGCCTGTCGAAGCGCCACGGGGCGGTCAGCGTCATGCAATATCGCGACGAAGGCTATCTGCCGGAAGCCTTGCTCAACTACTTGGTCCGTCTGGGCTGGTCCTACGGCGACCAGGAAATTTTCTCGATCGATGAGATGATCGAATATTTCGAAGCCAGCGACATCAACCACTCGGCTTCGACCTTCAACCCCGACAAGCTGCTCTGGCTGAACCATCATTACCTGATGCATTCCGATCCCGCGCATGTCGCCCATCACCTGCGTTGGCACCTCGGGCGGCTGGACATCGATCCGACGGAGGGTCCCGATCCCATCGACATCGTGCTGGCCCAGCGCGAACGTTGCAAGACCCTGGTGGAGATGGCGCAGGCCAGCCGGTTCTTTTACCAGGACTTCGACGACTATGACCCGAAATCCGCCCAGAAGAACCTCACCTCGGCCAGCGTGCCGGTGCTCGAAGAAGTGCGGCGCCGGCTCGCCGTCGTCGAAAACTGGGAGAAGGAACCTCTGCACGCCGTGCTCGTGTCTACCGCGGAGGATTTAGGGTTGAAGCTGGGCCTTGTCGCCCAGCCGCTGCGGGTGGCCGTGGCCGGCACTGCCGTGTCGCCGCCGATGGACGTAACCCTTTGTTTGCTGGGCCAGTTGCGTACACTGAATCGCATCGACCGGGCTTTGCAGTACATCGAAGCAAAAAAAGACTAG